CAAACACACATATAAGTGATTGCTGTTATGTCGTAATGCAGAAATCATGAAGTAATACATACCACTGACTGGGCATGTAAATTTACCAGTAGATGTACTATAACCATTTCCATCATTAGAATATACTTTATCATAAACAATCACTGTGGAACTAGACACAGGTCCCATGGATGTTGTCTTGGCAACTGAGAATGCTACTCTAGGTTGTTGTTGTACCTGACCTACTTCTCCTTTGTGACCTTTAGGGCCTTGGATACCTTGACCTCCCATTGACCCTTGAACACCCTTGATCCCCATTTGACCTGCTAAGCCCTTCTGACCTTTGAGACCATTTCTTCCAGATTGACCAATCAAGCCTCTGTCCCCCTTTGGTCCTTGTATACCTTGACCTCCCATTGACCCTTTGAGACCATCAATTCCTTTCTGACCAACTTCACCTTTGCCCCCCTTTGGTCCTTGAATGCCTTGACCTCCCATTGACCCTTTATTACCCTTGATGCCTGTATCACCTTTTGTACCGTTTTGTCCCTCAACTCCATCCATTCCTTTCTGTCCAATTTCACCCTTGGCTCCTTTTGGTCCTGGTTTACCTGTTTTTCCTTTTAGACCAGGTTGACCTCTTGACCCAAGCTCACCAGTGTCACCCTTCTCACCAGGAGTTCCATCCAACCCTGGTGAACCACTGTCTCCCTTTGAACCTACAGCACCTTGTACACCAGCAGTGCCTGGAATTCCTATAGGAATAAGAttgtatacaatatattgtgaatttgatgaaaatagtgacatatatttaaatgtatatgtatgtaaattttgcTCACATGATCATTAATTTGGCAAAACTCCTAGAatgaaatgacataattttggtGGCCAATATCTGAGTTTGTGTTCCCTTTAATTTACTCTGTACTGTTatgtacatatttgcataatctaGATGCTAACATGGTAGCAAATAATTGCAAATAATCTCGCTGAATGAGAAATTGTGacccaaaagttgttcatgtaaATGAGTAAACTCCAAACTGTTAGagtgatgtaaacaatgtataagtagcatcctgaactgataaatataccatatttggtaattaCGGTCTTCAATAAAGACTGACTTATCATTggacagaattctgtgattgaggAATGGAGACATGAAGCTAATTAATGACTGTGGGGTGGCTTTAGttgaatttcaaaattcatCTCAGGatctcattgagctagatgtAAAGAGAGATGTTGAGATTTGATGCAGGATAGCaccacactgtacaatatcttacccacaactctctctgactggtatgcttggaggttccttattttataacttttacaataatccatacttttcaacattttaagcatagtaattaagtttaattaatatgtagcaaaagaacgcTTAGGAATAAAAagataaagttctaaattttcaagcatgtgctgtgaataaaacacttttcactgtcaaaatgtcaataacttgggtagtcagtgtgtatgatgagttttagtatgtaaatttcttttgttatacctattcaaataaatatatatctttggcaaagtcatagcaggtgcatatattttccttagtttcgtcgcaaaatattctgcatgtctttcaagaaaatctgctgacaaattcctaaaattactactccttctacaataaatcactgataccagaaccgatgaaaatgggtattcagaaactcatcagtggcaattctacgcttgacaaatggaaaaaatgtttttacaaaaccctatacactggtgagatttgtctgacttcaaggagatgatgtccaacactacaaatcagagagagttgtgggtaaaatgttgtacagttcACCAGACTAATAAATGTGTAAGTGTATTCCATTATAGGCATTAGTATATGGATAAATGAGGAAAAAACAATACTGGGGACAGTACCCCTGCCTTGGTTTTAACCGATTGATGACACAATTGTATTAATGTGTATATGGAGTCAACTGATAAATGTACATCATCCAACAACATGAGTGAAATTTGTAATGAAACGGCAATGTGTCTGCATGTTGGTAGAGTCAAGAACAACGTGAAAGGCTACCACTCTGAAGAGTCTGTAGAAGTGATTTTGTGTAAAACATTGCACACTTCTTTGgatattacattgtttgtagTCAGGTCAACTTGTATATGGAATATCCAAGGATATATGAATAAATCCCATTCCATTTGTTCAACTGAGAAGTTTTGTTCAacttatattacaatgtatgataaTTACCTGGGATACCAGGGATTCCATTTCCACAGGGTTTAGATACATCAGTCCGGGTGTCTTCATCTTGTTGCTGAGCAACAGTCAGTGAAAGTTGGACAACACAGACTACAATGCAGTACTGTGCAAACCACTGGAATATGTTGGTCATCATTGTTAGTTTGATGTCTTCAAGTACTGAAAATAAGAAGTGATTTTAACTGTAAATATAGGAGTAattgaaatgtcacaaaatGCTGACATCAAAGAATCTCTATTTTAACCTTTGATCAGGGAGAAAAGAGATAAAAAATTGTGCTATTACCCTTcactattgaaaaaaaaactggaCTAAAACATGGATaaagttgattgattgaaggCCAAtaaaaagtgttattctgcagattttctgcaaaacattttggccctagcaaaaatgaccatgcccatagcaacagccaaatggcagtgtgttttggtcaaataacctcatctggtaggcaagttagtaaacattcaaaatatgtaagcaaatatccttagcaaaAATAActatgcctatagcaacagccaaacagaggtgtatttcataaagataacaacagggatttttcaacaagtgaacaaaaactcaaaaaatgtatgcaaatgtacctagcaacaagaccatgcccatagcaacagccaaatgatcatgcacatcacaaagataacaacagtgattaatagacaattgaataaactttcaagaaatgtatgtaaatgtacctagcaacaggACATGATGACCAAAAGCAGACGATTTGACCAAAAAATAGACCaagccatagcaacagccaaatgatcaggtatattgcaaagataacgatatgttttattcaaaaactgtatgtaaacatgcctagcaacaagaccacacccatagcaacagccaaatgatcacttatattgcaaaggtaacaacagggattaatagacaaataaatgaacgttcaaaaaatgtatgcaaatattcaagcaattatacagttgtgttacaatgccattggcactatatttcatacaatctaatgcatcacactaccatgacttATGGCAACTCTCTGTCAACATCCATTGTGGGAGCTGAGTCATCTCCGATGACTGCATGTTTTACTCAATTCAAAACATGTCATTATATATTAACCTTGATGTAATCTATTCTTATATTACTGTCAAAGCATGTCTTGgttaacataattgtaattctCGTATTGCTTCttgcattgttagaacagttaatTAATTTGTCAGAGAGTGAATGATAGGAGCTGGCTACACTAAACCATGCATTGCTGGTGTAGTGGTCTATGAATTCACAAAAACATGTAATGTAACATGACACCTGCCCTTTGGAACATTACTGTTTGCTTGCAAATGCTAACTAGTTTGTCAGAATATATGCATAAAAAATGaagtcatcagatcatttatataATAAATCTTAATTCCAGATTTGGGATCAGATAATTGCAATTGATGGTTGAGTATTCTTCAGAAATAGAATATTGCCAAATTAGTTTGAATATGCAGCAAAAGTTACACACCAAAAACTTGTAAACTTGGCTTGTCCCCCTTTAATGTTTATGACTTCTATGCGTTCATAGACTTAcatatgaaaatttctactcacagtcaaaaaaaTTTTGATTCCTAATTTACATGAATGTCTAAGCCTTGCATTAGTTTAATATCTATAGTACTACATCCCTGTTGGTGCAGAGGAGATACTGGTGGAAATTTGGGGTTAGTTTGCAACTTGGAACAGAAAGTTTCATTGTACAAATTTTGTAAGTGAAGAGATGTCAGCCTTCCTACGTGTATCTGTACACAACAAAATTTGTAGAACATTTACACAGATATGGATGATGCAAGAAATTGTCTAACTACCAGTGAGTCAAGGTTAATTTTAATAAAAGAATACAACCTACCTGTGGATAAAAGTTGGTGAAACTCTGGTAGGATATCCAAACTCTTCTCACAGCCTCAGAACTCTTCTCACAACAACTAGCTTGTAGAATTATTCAAAAGATCCAAACCCTGGAGTCAAGTCGAGATGTAATGCAACAGATAGTAGGTCTTTTTATAATATCAGTTATGTAAAGTAGTAGATTATTGGTCACTCCCATcatatgaatatgtaatatatgctaTCTCATTGTCAATTGGTTGATAGTTTGATTGTGTCCATATATAGTccaatcatttgcataattcataatATATCAAGGGTGCAGTTATGAATGAAGAAGTTCACTAGATATAGCTGTGTATTAAAGATGCCCCATTTTTCCTAGAATTCATACCAAGGGCCTGGATGTAATGGGGAAGTTTTGTTAAAAGAAATTAGGACACTCACATGTATTATATTACTATACCTAGTTTTAAAGACTTTTAGCTGAATCATTTCGAAACAGTGATCAATTGTTGAACTTTTGTACCCAGATAATGCTGTATGAGATGCCCCATTTCCTGTTTTCAAGGGACCTGGATGAGATTGGAAAGTTTTGAAGACAGTCTGTGTTATGAACTTATAGTACTATAGTTACGATGCCCATAAATTATCAGCAATAGAGaaaacatactagtattaccgTATATCTTATAGTTTGACACTGGGGTCTTTTACTACTTGAGATTCAACTTCATTCACTTAGGGGTGCTTGTCATGAATAAACTTttatgctttaatcctatgcacttataatgataataataatgttgggttcttatatataACCTATGTGTTTAAAacactttataattattacccctggctcggttCAGAACAGCACAATGGCCCTtcagtcttcctcaactccctggggagcatacaatccattgcagccatttcagcgcataggattaaagggAGTAGCAGTACATGACAAAGTGTATGTCTGAACTCTAAAAGCAAGTAGTATTGAATGACCATTCACTGCTAAATTGTGTTACCCTGAAGGCCTCCTGTGTTTGGTGGAAATATTGGACGTAAAATTAAGGGAAGTTTTGAAGACGTGATAATCATAGCGATGTTGTAATGAAATCCTTAAGTTATATTTAGACCTTTAGTCACTTTTCCTGTTATCAAAGTGGATGTGATTCTAAAGTATCTATATCATAAGTTTAAAGAGATGTTGTTTGTGCCTGGTACAAATTGAGGACTAGTTATTACTACATAATGTACCAGTGGTGATTTGCACTGGTGTACCACACATACTAGTAGTAATTGCACACCAGTGCAGTACCagaaacattattgcatacctacatgcaaatgatatgcatatgatatgcaaataagtgtgtagttgtatttgcatattttagcaaaataatACATGGTTACATGTTTACTATAGTGGCTGCAAATTTGGAAGAAATCATTACACAACTGGGGTATATTGCTATGTTATAATGTTCACTAATTTACCCTTCTTTTTAAACTGCCAATTTGAAAGCTTTCCAGGGCAGTCTACTAGATGCATCTTGGTTACAGCACATACttctatccccccccccccccactctcACTCATGCCGTCTAGTGTTTCTACTTCCTGCTAAGTAGCTTCCTTAGTTTGCAGAACTCAACAGTATCACATGAGTATATttaacatgtacacaatgtatcaaatGATGGTGTCAAAAACATGTGTGTTGTGGTTAAATTGCATTCTTCATGGAATAACTAAAGTGCGGAAATGAAATCACGTGAAATGTTATAGACGTGGGAATAGATATCTTGGATGTGGACCGGACTGTAGTAGGATTGCAAGACCTGGAACCGACAATGTGTGGGGGttaggggtgggggggggggggggggggtggtggtgatggGTGGGGCAATGCTCTCATTGATAGGGTGATATCTTGTGTCATTGCTATTCAGTGTATACTCCATACAAGCATTACAGTCGGTTTCAACTTACCACTCAAGGTCTGTTAACAACTGGCCagaaactgtacatgttatgtacttaaaagatagcaagattgaatgagtacagtttattgacattttgtccaaataaaCTAACATGTCGCCATGCAGACATGgaatacagacatcaaaatattggcaCCCATGTTTCTGCGTCTCCTCGCAGTCATGTTTTAAAAGtttatattatatgaatgaATGTGATAATGTCATTGGTCTCCAAGTAGCTTACTTACAATGTACAGCTGTTGGTGGTGATTTAAAATTTAGCACAGAATATTGCTCTACATACAGCAATTTGACTATTGACAAAttggtttgattgattgattgattaatgtattgattgattgattgactaattgattgattgattgattgattgattgattgaccaactgactgattgactgacagaccgaccgactgaccgacaatgaatgaatgaatgaatgaatgaatgaatgaatgaatgaatgaatggggaGAGAGATCAAATATCATGTATAGCTTCTACCCTACACTGTCAAAAATATGCTCCAagtaaatgtaaacattggaaatttaaaaaaaaagtttaaaaattgtatttttatagaCGAGACATTGATAAGATGGAGAAAGCACTATCATTGAGGGAATCCTTAAAAAGAGTGACAGTTGGTCCAGAAAATTTACCGTCTATATGTTTCTATACCTTTCTCAACTCACAACATGGGTAAGTAGAAATTTAAGTGAATTTATAATATGTACTATGCTAAGAGAAAACCGTTGATCAACATGTGGTTCCAATTGAAATGACATGCAATTCACTCTCTGAAAAGGTCTTTCCTTGTATTGTTGCATATTCTATTTCACATCACTTCAGTTCTGCAACTTGATACCAGTGGTTAAATTGTATGCTTAGTCTGGGTAGTCAGTTTTAGCCAAGTAAACTGTTCAAGCATAAAAGTCAAGAGCAGTTATTTCTATGGATTTCGGTTGGTGTAACATACTGCCACCTTATAAATGTAGTATGATTTTTAGTTGTTTATGTACCCTTGACTTCTGCTAATGTTTAGTTCTGATATCACTTGGGGTTAGAAAAATCTCAAAGATATGTGAATTATTTCAGCTTCAAATTTCTATTGATTTTCAATTGGTATAATAGATTACTTGGGATTCTAGATGCAATGTTCAGTGTGTACTCTGCACTACTGCTGATATTTAGCCACTGCTGCTATGTCGAGAACAGACCTCAAATTATTGAAAAGCATGTCAATTAAGCTATGTGATGTCACACATTTTGCACTGTTTTCCAGGGACTAAGGATGTTTGCTGACCTAGTTCTTGACTATAGCAGTCCTAGCAGGAGTTACTAATTTTAGAATATTATGATAAGTAGATGTAGTCA
Above is a genomic segment from Glandiceps talaboti chromosome 20, keGlaTala1.1, whole genome shotgun sequence containing:
- the LOC144450794 gene encoding uncharacterized protein LOC144450794, translated to MMTNIFQWFAQYCIVVCVVQLSLTVAQQQDEDTRTDVSKPCGNGIPGIPGIPGTAGVQGAVGSKGDSGSPGLDGTPGEKGDTGELGSRGQPGLKGKTGKPGPKGAKGEIGQKGMDGVEGQNGTKGDTGIKGNKGSMGGQGIQGPKGGKGEVGQKGIDGLKGSMGGQGIQGPKGDRGLIGQSGRNGLKGQKGLAGQMGIKGVQGSMGGQGIQGPKGHKGEVGQVQQQPRVAFSVAKTTSMGPVSSSTVIVYDKVYSNDGNGYSTSTGKFTCPVSGMYYFMISALRHNSNHLYVCLIKNTTRLPCIFVHNSGGRSHGAASNSVIIDIDHGDEIWVRLVSGTAVYSDSNEYTTFTGYLLYSITQ